The following coding sequences lie in one Sorghum bicolor cultivar BTx623 chromosome 6, Sorghum_bicolor_NCBIv3, whole genome shotgun sequence genomic window:
- the LOC110436590 gene encoding uncharacterized protein LOC110436590 has translation MDEHDDDLPPTMASSGADQTQKASAAASSGAAMDLPLMEPAAAASSGAGGHGFRRLFDGQLLQDLVTQRDWANLEKQLKILVSAVDVHGDPEKLHPSLFIIVYQEWIVDHIKKKEHGAALKMFIDKVSILYEVEGAFINRSDLKLQINRLHKIANAKAKAKATPVKAIQDRLSDYIYLYFADFYGPEKQAGCHSHLWRFAKMIGKPPGQEDPSFRCLACRTTFRNCPISKMRDHLDTRTSGGTCPKLTIYMQVCFNEGETQKGNTVPKHHGSDGRSTPSRHAKVGKTGKQNIAIQDKLPAAEGRPENFLVTKLVEAIHATAWGLHMVSAGKPLEPKVEEKLRAARDLLGEVLVSDSADDDEEEEEFTSGSTGAPPDAELVSGTFPDGQGRSRFRRSKKQNPRYYGPAWHSK, from the exons ATGGACGAGCACGACGACGACCTACCGCCGACGATGGCGTCCTCAGGCGCTGACCAGACGCAGAAAGCGTCAGCCGCCGCTTCCTCTGGCGCTGCCATGGATCTACCGCTGATggagcccgccgccgccgcttcatCTGGTGCTGG GGGTCATGGCTTCAGGAGGCTGTTTGATggccaacttctacaagaccttGTGACTCAGCGTGATTGGGCTAATCTGGAAAAACAACTAAAGATACTAGTTTCTGCTGTGGATGTACATGGCGATCCTGAGAAGCTGCATCCGTCCCTTTTCATCATTGTGTACCAGGAGTGGATAGTTGACCATATCAAGAAGAAAGAGCACGGAGCTGCACTTAAGATGTTCATCGATAAAGTTTCTATTCTATATGAGGTGGAGGGTGCATTTATTAATAGAAGTGATCTGAAACTTCAAATCAATAGGTTGCACAAAATTGCCAA TGCCAAGGCTAAAGCCAAGGCTACTCCagttaaggccatccaagaCAGATTGAGTGACTATATATACCTGTACTTTGCTGATTTTTATGG GCCTGAGAAACAAGCTGGCTGTCATAGTCACTTATGGCGGTTTGCTAAAATGATAGGGAAGCCACCTGGTCAGGAAGATCCCAGCTTTAGGTGTCTCGCTTGTAGAACCACTTTCAGGAACTGCCCAATTTCTAAGATGAGAGATCACTTAGACACCAGAACCAGCGGAGGAACTTGCCCAAAGCTAACGATATATATGCAGGTTTGTTTCAATGAAGGTGAAACCCAAAAGGGAAATACAGTCCCAAAGCATCATG GTTCTGATGGGAGATCTACCCCCTCAAGACATGCGAAGGTCGGGAAAACTGGTAAACAAAACATTGCAATACAAGACAAGCTGCCAGCGGCGGAGGGAAGACCTGAAAATTTCCTTGTGACTAAACTG GTTGAGGCTATTCACGCCACTGCCTGGGGCCTGCATATGGTGTCTGCGGGTAAACCCTTGGAACCAAAAGTCGAGGAAAAGTTGAGGGCTGCTAGAGACCTCCTGGGTGAGGTACTTGTCAGCGACTCTgctgatgatgatgaagaagaagaagaattcacATCAGGCTCCACTGGTGCTCCGCCCGACGCTGAACTGGTATCTGGGACATTTCCGGATGGGCAGGGGAGATCGCGTTTCAGGAGGTCCAAGAAGCAGAATCCACGCTATTATGGCCCGGCGTGGCACAGCAAGTGA